The genomic DNA AATGCTGGTGATGCTTTCGATGCAGAAATTCACGAAGCAATTACACAAATACCTGCACCATCAGAAGATTTAAAAGGTAAAGTTATAGACTGTGTAGAAAAAGGATATAAGTTAGGTGACAAAATTATTCGTTATCCAAAGGTAGTTATCGGACAGTAATTTACAATTAACAATGTACAATTACCACTAATCACTGATTACTGTTAATTGATAATTGAAACAAAATGGCAAAACAAGATTTTTACGAAATATTAGGTCTTTCAAAATCTGCTTCGCAAGCAGAAATTAAGAAAGGCTATAGAAAAATGGCTATTAAATATCACCCGGACAAGAACCCAGATGATAAAAGTGCTGAAGAAAACTTTAAAAAGGCTGCAGAAGCTTATGAAATATTAAGTGACGAAAATAAAAGAGCACGTTATGACCAATATGGTCATGCTGGTTTTGAAGGACCTCAAGGCGGCGGCGGTTTTGGCGGCGGCGGAATGGATATGGATGACATATTTAGTCAATTTGGAGATATTTTCGGCGGTGGCGGAGGTGGTTTCGGCGGAGGCTTTGGTGGTTTTGGCGGTGGCGGAGGTCAACGTCAGGCAAGAGTTAAAGGAAGCAATATGCGAATTCGTGTAAAACTTACTTTAGAAGAAATAGCAAAAGGTGTTGAAAAGAAAGTAAAAGTTAGACGTAAGGTTCAAGCAGATGGGGTTTCTTATAAAACATGTACTACTTGTAATGGTTCTGGTCAACAGATGCGTGTTACCAACACTATTTTAGGTAGAATGCAAACAGCAACAACTTGTGGAACTTGTTCTGGAGCTGGAGAAATTATAAGCAGTAAACCAAATGATGCAGATGCACAAGGTTTAATTATTAGAGAAGAAACTGTTCCTATAAATATTCCTGCAGGAGTAACAGAAGGGGTTCAATTGAAAGTAGGAGGGAAAGGTAATGAAGCACCCGGTAAGAACTCGATTGCGGGTGACCTATTAGTTTT from Polaribacter sp. ALD11 includes the following:
- the dnaJ gene encoding molecular chaperone DnaJ, producing MAKQDFYEILGLSKSASQAEIKKGYRKMAIKYHPDKNPDDKSAEENFKKAAEAYEILSDENKRARYDQYGHAGFEGPQGGGGFGGGGMDMDDIFSQFGDIFGGGGGGFGGGFGGFGGGGGQRQARVKGSNMRIRVKLTLEEIAKGVEKKVKVRRKVQADGVSYKTCTTCNGSGQQMRVTNTILGRMQTATTCGTCSGAGEIISSKPNDADAQGLIIREETVPINIPAGVTEGVQLKVGGKGNEAPGKNSIAGDLLVLIEEIQHETLKREGTNIHYDLYVNFSEAVLGTSKEVDTVTGKVKIKIDAGTQSGKILRLKGKGLPSIERYGTGDFLIHINVWTPQELNKEQKQFFEKMADSENFTPAPNKSDKSFFEKVKDMFS